The proteins below are encoded in one region of Saccopteryx leptura isolate mSacLep1 chromosome 1, mSacLep1_pri_phased_curated, whole genome shotgun sequence:
- the LOC136388636 gene encoding olfactory receptor 8U9: MAQVNCTQVKEFVLVGLTDRQDLKMPLFALFFSVYLFTVVGNLGLILVIRADAKLNTPMYFFLSNLALVDFCYTSTVTPKMLGNFLYKQNVISFNACAAQLGCFLAFMTAECLLLASMAYDRYVAICNPLLYMVVMSPGICILLVAVPYTYSFLVALFHTILTFHLSYCHSNVINHFYCDDMPLLRLTCSDTHIKQLWIFACAGIMFISSLLVVFVSYVYIISAILRMRSADGRRKAFSTCGSHMLAVTIFYGTLIFMYLQPSSNHSLDTDKMASVFYTVIIPMLNPLIYSLRNKEVKDALKRVVINRNQAFLFMKLRK; the protein is encoded by the coding sequence ATGGCCCAGGTCAATTGCACGCAGGTGAAGGAGTTTGTTCTCGTGGGCCTCACAGATCGCCAGGACCTGAAGATGCCTCTCTTTGCGCTCTTCTTCTCTGTCTACCTCTTCACAGTCGTAGGCAACCTGGGCTTGATCTTAGTCATCAGAGCAGACGCAAAACTCAACACACCAATGTACTTCTTCCTCAGCAACCTGGCTCTGGTCGATTTCTGTTATACCTCTACTGTTACCCCCAAAATGCTTGGAAATTTCTTGTACAAACAAAATGTCATCTCCTTCAATGCCTGTGCTGCTCAGTTAGGCTGTTTCCTGGCCTTCATGACCGCCGAATGCTTACTTCTGGCTTCCATGGCCTATGACCGGTATGTGGCCATTTGTAACCCTTTGCTCTACATGGTTGTGATGTCCCCAGGCATCTGCATTCTGCTTGTGGCTGTCCCCTATACCTACAGCTTCCTAGTTGCACTGTTTCATACTATCCTCACCTTTCACCTCTCCTATTGCCACTCTAACGTCATCAATCACTTCTATTGTGATGACATGCCTCTCCTCAGGTTAACGTGCTCGGACACACACATCAAACAGCTATGGATCTTTGCCTGTGCTGGCATCATGTTCATTTCTTCCCTTCTGGTTGTCTTCGTCTCCTACGTGTACATTATTTCTGCCATCCTGAGGATGCGCTCAGCTGACGGAAGACGCAAGGCTTTCTCCACATGTGGATCCCACATGCTGGCCGTCACCATATTCTATGGGACCCTGATCTTTATGTACTTACAGCCAAGCTCTAACCATTCACTTGACACGGATAAGATGGCCTCTGTCTTCTACACAGTGATCATTCCTATGCTGAACCCCTTGATCTACAGCCTCAGGAACAAGGAGGTGAAAGATGCCTTAAAGAGAGTTGTCATCAATAGAAACCAGGCTTTTCTGTTCATGAAATTAAGAAAGTGA
- the LOC136387931 gene encoding olfactory receptor 8U9-like, translated as MAQVNCTQVKEFVLVGLTDRQDLKMPLFALFFSVYLFTVVGNLGLILVIRTDAKLNTPMYFFLSNLALVDFCYTSTVTPKMLGNFLYKQNVISFNACAAQLGCFLAFMTAECLLLASMAYDRYVAICNPLLYMVVMSPGICILLVAVPYSFSFLLALFHTILTFNLSYCHSNIINHFYCDDMPLLRLTCSDTHTKQLWIFACAGLTFIPSVLIVFVSYMFIISAILRMHSAEGRRKAFSTCGSHMLAVTIFYGTLIFMYLQPSSKHSLDTDKMASVFYTVIIPMLNPLIYSLRNKDVKDALKKVIIGRPSEN; from the coding sequence ATGGCCCAGGTCAATTGCACGCAGGTGAAGGAGTTTGTTCTCGTGGGCCTCACAGATCGCCAGGACCTGAAGATGCCTCTCTTTGCGCTCTTCTTCTCTGTCTACCTCTTCACAGTCGTAGGCAACCTGGGCTTGATCTTAGTCATCAGAACAGACGCAAAACTCAACACACCAATGTACTTCTTCCTCAGCAACCTGGCTCTTGTCGATTTCTGTTATACCTCTACTGTTACCCCCAAAATGCTTGGAAATTTCTTGTACAAACAAAATGTTATCTCCTTCAATGCCTGTGCTGCTCAGTTAGGCTGTTTTCTGGCCTTCATGACCGCCGAATGCTTGCTTCTGGCTTCCATGGCCTATGACCGGTACGTGGCCATTTGTAACCCTTTGCTCTATATGGTTGTAATGTCCCCAGGCATCTGCATTCTACTTGTGGCTGTCCCCTATAGCTTTAGCTTCCTGCTTGCGCTGTTTCATACCATCCTCACCTTTAACCTCTCCTATTGCCACTCTAACATCATCAATCATTTCTATTGTGATGACATGCCTCTCCTCAGGCTAACAtgctcagacacacacaccaaacaGCTATGGATCTTTGCCTGTGCTGGCCTCACGTTCATTCCCTCTGTTCTGATTGTTTTTGTCTCTTACATGTTTATTATTTCTGCCATCCTGAGGATGCACTCAGCTGAAGGAAGACGCAAAGCCTTTTCTACATGTGGATCCCACATGCTGGCTGTCACCATATTCTATGGAACGCTGATTTTTATGTACTTACAGCCAAGTTCTAAACATTCTCTTGACACAGATAAGATGGCCTCTGTCTTCTACACAGTGATCATTCCTATGCTGAACCCCTTGATCTACAGCCTCAGGAACAAGGATGTGAAAGATGCCCTAAAGAAAGTTATCATCGGTAGACCTTCTGAAAATTAA